In Planococcus versutus, the DNA window GAAGCACTTGCTTCAGGCAAAATTCTTGTTAAAGATTCAATTGCGGACATCTTCCTGCAACAAATTCTTACACGTCCAAGCGAGTTCGATGTTGTTGCAACAATGAACTTAAATGGAGATTATATCTCTGATGCTTTAGCTGCACAAGTCGGCGGAATTGGTATTGCTCCTGGAGCAAACATCAACTATGATACTGGACATGCGATTTTCGAAGCAACTCACGGAACAGCTCCTAAATATGCAGGTCTTGATAAAGTAAATCCTTCTTCACTTATCCTTTCAGGTGTACTAATGCTTGAGCACCTTGGCTGGGCAGAAGCTGCTGCAATGATTACAAGCTCTATGGAGAAAACAATTGCTTCTAAAGTTGTAACTTACGACTTCGCACGTTTGATGGACGGCGCTACAGAAGTAAAATGCTCTGCATTTGCTGACGAATTAATCAAAAATCTATAAAACTAAAAGAGAGGAGGGATTTTTTCCCTCCCTTTTTTGTATGATTTTAAGTATCCACAAAAATCTGTATTCATTAATCTGACTGAATAGATAAAGCACAAAACAACGAAGACTTCCTGGGATCACGTCATTGTATTGTGCAATATTAGTATGCTATTAAATTGATGAAAATAATCTACCAAAAGGAGAGATATTTCATGACATTCAAACGTACAAAAATTTCAGTAATCGGTTCTGGATTTACAGGGGCTACGGCAGCCTTCTTATTGGCTCAAAAAGAATTAGGCGATGTGGTGTTAGTTGATATTCCACCAATGGAAGACCCCGCAAAAGGGAAAGCTTTGGATATGGCTGAGGCAGGTCCGGTTCTTGGATTTGATGCGCGCGTAAAGGGTACGTCTAATTACGAAGATACAAAAGACTCTGATTTAGTCATTATTACCGCAGGAATTGCACGTAAGCCTGGAATGAGCCGTGATGATTTGGTTCAAACCAATCAGAAAGTAATGAAAGCTGTCACGACAGATATTGTGAAGTATTCTCCTAATACCACGATTATTGTTTTGACAAATCCAGTAGATGCAATGACTTATACTGTTTTTCAAGCATCCGGCTTGCCTAAAGAACGAGTAATCGGACAATCAGGAGTACTAGACTCTGCACGCTTTAGAACTTTTGTAGCCGAAGAGCTAGATGTCTCAGTTAAAGACGTCACAGGCTTTGTATTGGGCGGACATGGTGATGATATGGTTCCGCTTGTACGCTATTCTTATGCAGGCGGTATTCCACTTGAATCATTAATTTCCAAAGAACGTTTAGATGAAATTGTCACGCGCACGCGTAAAGGTGGAGCGGAAATTGTCAACTTACTAGGTAATGGTTCTGCTTACTATGCACCTGCAGCTGCGTTAGTTGAAATGGCAGAAGCAATTATTAAAGACCAGCGCCGTATTCTTCCATCTATCGCTTATTTAGAGGGAGAATATGGAATGGAAGGTATTTATCTTGGTGTACCTACTGTTTTGGGCGCAGCTGGCATCGAAAAAATAATTGAAATTGATCTGAACCAAGAAGAAAAAGCATTATTAAACCAATCAGCAGAATCTGTTAAAGCAGTAATGAAAGTATTAAAGTAAGCAAGACAAAAAGTGGGCAGGGTGCGTTCCTGCTCACTTTTTTTATTCGAAGAATGCTCTCAACTTGTCTTTTGTTGGTTCTATCAGAGCTTGCACTTTCATTGACTAACTTGATACTATAAGGATATTAAGATAATGGAGGGATGTTATTTGTTGCTTGGGAAAAAGCGGGAATTAGGTCAGCGCGTGGAAGATATCAAAATCGGTGAGAACTTAAAGCTGACAGAAAAAATAGAAGACAAAGATCTTCTCTTGTATTTGGGTTTGACGAATGATAGCAATCCGCTTTACATCCAACATGATTTTGCGTTAAAGACGTCTTTTGAGAAACCTGTAGTACCAAATATTATGTTAACGGGAATTTTAACTTCTGCGATATCTAAATATATACCGGGTCCGGGATCTTATATTGTTAGTCAGCAGCTAGACTTTTTAAAGCCAGTCTATCATTACGCGACAATCGATTTTAACTTAGAAGTCGTCAAAGTAGATATTGAGCGCAATGAAGTAATCGTTCAAGTTAAAGGAATTGATGAACAAGGTGAAATCGTAGTACAAGGAAAAATTACGGCCAATCCACCGCGAATCGCTGAAGATTAACGGCTCATGCAATAAATAAAGGCTAACGCAGTTTGAAATGGGGGTTTCAAACTGAATGTGGAGGATGTAAAATGCTGAAAAAAATATTGATAATCGAAGATGAACATTCAATTGCGACATTGCTTTCCTATAACCTGATTCAAGCAGGTTTTGAAACTATCATTGCTCATGATGGCAAACAAGGCTATGAGTTGGCTTTAGAAGGTGATCCGTCATTAATCGTTTTGGATCTTATGTTGCCTTCGATGGATGGTGTAGAAGTTTGTAAGTCTTTACGACAGAAAAAAATTAATACGCCGATTATCATGTTAACTGCTAAAGGTGATGAATTTGATAAAGTGTTGGGTCTTGAACTGGGCGCTGATGATTATATGACAAAACCATTTAGTCCAAGAGAAGTTGTAGCGCGCATTAAAGCTGTGCTAAGACGTGCGAGTCAAGTCCCGAGTCCTGAGCAAGATTCTTCAATGCCGATATCACTCGGTACACTCGAAGTTTATCCTGATCAATTTGAAGTATTTCTCGATAAAAAACAGATAGAATTTACACCTAAAGAATTTGAGTTGTTGGTGTATTTGATGGAAAATAAAAATCGAGTGTTAACACGTGATCAATTGCTTAGTGCTGTCTGGAACTACGATTTTGCGGGAGACACACGCATTGTTGATGTTCATATTAGTCACTTGCGTGACAAAATAGAAGACAATAGTCGAAAACCGATATTTATCAAAACTATACGTGGATTGGGCTATAAATTTGAAGGGCCGAAAAAAGTATGAGTTCTTTACGGCATCGCCTACTCATCACGTTATTGGTATGGATAGGACTGATGTTGGCAGCTCTTTTTATCATTGTACTTCAGCTTTTGCCACTTTATGAAAATGCTACAGATAAAACCGATATTTGGTTGATCTTATTTGTTTCATTTGTAGTGGTCATGATTTTATCAGCTATTGTCGGAAGTCGCGTTATTGACGTTGCAATCAAACCAATTGAAAATGCGACTGAGACTGCTATGGAACTGGTCAAAGGCAATTATCTGGCAAGAGCGTCCGAATCGAATGCTGAAAAAACAGTCGAATTGA includes these proteins:
- the mdh gene encoding malate dehydrogenase, with translation MTFKRTKISVIGSGFTGATAAFLLAQKELGDVVLVDIPPMEDPAKGKALDMAEAGPVLGFDARVKGTSNYEDTKDSDLVIITAGIARKPGMSRDDLVQTNQKVMKAVTTDIVKYSPNTTIIVLTNPVDAMTYTVFQASGLPKERVIGQSGVLDSARFRTFVAEELDVSVKDVTGFVLGGHGDDMVPLVRYSYAGGIPLESLISKERLDEIVTRTRKGGAEIVNLLGNGSAYYAPAAALVEMAEAIIKDQRRILPSIAYLEGEYGMEGIYLGVPTVLGAAGIEKIIEIDLNQEEKALLNQSAESVKAVMKVLK
- a CDS encoding response regulator transcription factor; the encoded protein is MLKKILIIEDEHSIATLLSYNLIQAGFETIIAHDGKQGYELALEGDPSLIVLDLMLPSMDGVEVCKSLRQKKINTPIIMLTAKGDEFDKVLGLELGADDYMTKPFSPREVVARIKAVLRRASQVPSPEQDSSMPISLGTLEVYPDQFEVFLDKKQIEFTPKEFELLVYLMENKNRVLTRDQLLSAVWNYDFAGDTRIVDVHISHLRDKIEDNSRKPIFIKTIRGLGYKFEGPKKV
- a CDS encoding MaoC/PaaZ C-terminal domain-containing protein — encoded protein: MLLGKKRELGQRVEDIKIGENLKLTEKIEDKDLLLYLGLTNDSNPLYIQHDFALKTSFEKPVVPNIMLTGILTSAISKYIPGPGSYIVSQQLDFLKPVYHYATIDFNLEVVKVDIERNEVIVQVKGIDEQGEIVVQGKITANPPRIAED